In Deltaproteobacteria bacterium, one DNA window encodes the following:
- a CDS encoding 50S ribosomal protein L7/L12, giving the protein MSKEDVIEFISNMTVLELSELIKDLEDKFGVSAAAPVAVAAAGAAAGAAAGAPAEEKTEFDVILVEFGSEKIKVIKEVRAVTNLGLKEAKELVESAPKPIKEGVSREEAEKIKEQVEKVGAKVEIK; this is encoded by the coding sequence ATTTCCAAAGAGGACGTAATTGAATTCATATCTAATATGACAGTGCTTGAGCTTTCTGAGCTCATCAAGGATCTGGAGGATAAATTTGGTGTCAGTGCCGCGGCGCCGGTCGCAGTAGCAGCTGCCGGTGCAGCTGCCGGTGCAGCTGCCGGTGCTCCCGCTGAGGAAAAGACAGAGTTCGATGTCATTCTGGTGGAATTCGGCAGTGAGAAGATCAAGGTAATCAAGGAAGTCAGGGCTGTAACAAATCTGGGCCTTAAGGAGGCTAAAGAACTGGTTGAGAGTGCACCAAAACCCATCAAAGAAGGGGTTTCCAGGGAAGAGGCCGAGAAAATAAAGGAGCAAGTCGAGAAGGTCGGCGCAAAGGTAGAGATAAAATAA